A single region of the Pseudorhodoplanes sp. genome encodes:
- a CDS encoding S1C family serine protease produces MPDFRRIVWNALPGLLVATALLLSSQLASAQDTPAPEENAASEKLTIDQMIEPVVRIKVYVDPNARTSQSLGYERDGSGIVIDSNGLVLTIGYLMVEAHTAEIITNDGRKIAANIVGYDHDTGFGLLRATAPLKLRAMQFGKAADLKVGEPVLASSFGGRDGTVPAFIAALREFAGSWEYLIDGAIFTAPAHSHWSGAALINREGKLVGVGSLIVGDVGGKHTGVAGNMYVPIDLLPPILADLINDGRAGNAPKPWLGVNTEEVNGKLIVSRITPGSPAEKSGMKRGDVIVSIGGEAPAGLADMYRKIWSRGEAGVDVPVDFERDGGKRHLDIKSMNRLDHLRLKSTL; encoded by the coding sequence ATGCCGGACTTTCGCCGCATCGTCTGGAACGCTCTGCCCGGCCTTTTAGTAGCGACGGCCTTGCTGCTGTCGTCGCAGCTTGCGTCTGCGCAGGACACGCCGGCACCGGAGGAGAATGCGGCTTCGGAAAAACTGACCATCGATCAGATGATCGAGCCGGTCGTGCGCATCAAAGTGTATGTCGATCCAAATGCGCGCACCTCGCAAAGCCTCGGTTATGAGCGCGACGGCTCCGGCATTGTGATCGACTCCAACGGTCTGGTGCTGACCATCGGCTATCTGATGGTGGAAGCGCACACGGCCGAGATCATCACCAATGACGGCCGCAAGATCGCGGCGAATATCGTCGGCTACGATCACGACACCGGCTTCGGCCTCTTGCGTGCGACCGCGCCGCTGAAATTGCGCGCAATGCAATTCGGCAAGGCAGCCGATCTCAAAGTCGGCGAACCGGTGCTCGCCTCGAGCTTCGGCGGCCGCGACGGCACCGTTCCCGCCTTCATCGCCGCACTCCGGGAATTCGCCGGTTCCTGGGAATATCTGATCGACGGCGCCATCTTCACCGCGCCTGCGCATTCGCACTGGAGTGGCGCCGCGCTGATCAATCGCGAAGGCAAGCTGGTCGGCGTCGGCTCGCTGATCGTCGGCGATGTCGGCGGCAAGCATACCGGCGTCGCCGGCAACATGTATGTCCCGATCGATCTGTTGCCGCCGATCCTTGCCGATCTCATCAATGACGGCCGTGCCGGCAATGCGCCGAAGCCGTGGCTTGGTGTGAATACGGAGGAGGTGAACGGCAAGCTGATCGTCAGCCGGATCACGCCGGGCTCGCCCGCCGAGAAGTCGGGAATGAAACGCGGCGATGTCATTGTCAGCATCGGCGGCGAAGCGCCGGCCGGTCTTGCGGACATGTACCGGAAAATCTGGTCGCGCGGCGAAGCCGGCGTCGACGTGCCGGTCGATTTCGAGCGGGACGGCGGCAAGCGGCATCTCGACATCAAGTCGATGAACCGGCTCGATCACCTGCGGCTGAAATCGACGCTCTGA
- a CDS encoding tartrate dehydrogenase: MRIHKIAAIPGDGIGPEVIAAGLEVLETCAQRDGGFSLKVEHFGWGSDYYKKHGVMMPEGGADRLRPFDAIYFGAVGAPDIPDHITLWGLRLAICQPLDQYANVRPTRILPGITSPLRHVSGPELDWVIVRENSEGEYAGVGGRVHKGLPEEVATDVAMFTRSGVTRIIRFAFELARSRPRKKLTVVTKSNAQRHGMVMWDDMAAEVAKDFPDVEWDKMLVDAMTMRMTLRPETLDTIVATNLHADILSDLAAALAGSLGIAPTANLNPERKTPSMFEPIHGSAFDITGKGIANPVGTFWTGVMMLDHLGEKAAAARLMKAVERVTADTALHTPDLGGNATTRQVTDAVKRALEGDNN; the protein is encoded by the coding sequence ATGCGCATCCACAAGATTGCTGCGATTCCCGGCGACGGCATCGGGCCGGAAGTCATCGCCGCGGGCCTTGAAGTCCTCGAAACCTGCGCCCAGCGCGATGGCGGCTTTTCGCTGAAGGTCGAGCATTTCGGCTGGGGCTCTGACTATTACAAGAAGCACGGGGTGATGATGCCGGAAGGCGGCGCCGACAGGCTGCGCCCCTTCGACGCTATTTATTTCGGCGCGGTGGGTGCACCCGATATTCCCGATCACATCACGCTGTGGGGGCTGCGGCTCGCGATCTGCCAGCCGCTTGATCAATACGCCAATGTGCGGCCGACCCGCATCCTGCCCGGCATCACAAGCCCGCTGCGGCACGTCAGCGGTCCCGAGCTCGACTGGGTGATTGTGCGTGAGAATTCGGAAGGCGAATATGCCGGCGTCGGCGGCCGCGTGCACAAGGGCCTTCCGGAGGAGGTCGCCACCGACGTCGCGATGTTTACGCGGTCCGGCGTCACCCGCATCATCCGCTTCGCCTTCGAGCTGGCCCGTTCGCGCCCGCGCAAGAAACTCACCGTCGTCACCAAGTCAAATGCGCAACGCCACGGCATGGTGATGTGGGACGACATGGCGGCGGAAGTCGCAAAAGATTTTCCCGACGTCGAATGGGACAAGATGCTGGTCGATGCCATGACCATGCGCATGACATTGCGGCCGGAGACGCTCGACACCATCGTCGCAACCAATCTGCACGCCGATATTCTCTCCGATCTCGCGGCGGCACTCGCCGGTTCGCTCGGCATCGCGCCGACGGCCAATCTCAATCCCGAGCGCAAGACACCCTCAATGTTCGAGCCGATCCATGGCTCGGCCTTCGACATCACCGGCAAGGGCATCGCCAATCCGGTGGGCACATTCTGGACCGGCGTGATGATGCTGGATCATCTCGGCGAGAAAGCCGCCGCTGCGCGCCTCATGAAGGCCGTCGAGCGCGTCACCGCCGACACGGCGCTGCATACGCCCGATCTCGGCGGCAACGCGACCACACGTCAGGTGACCGACGCGGTGAAGCGCGCGCTGGAAGGCGATAACAACTAA
- a CDS encoding cobalamin-independent methionine synthase II family protein, which yields MLTSRDRILTTHVGSLPRSEKLSDMLVRREAGEAFDKAEMNAEMDKAVRHVVEKQSEVGIDIGNDGEQQRVGFQTYVPQRMSGFAGVSKRRRGMEFEEFPELVKYLTHRFPHVSKQQNAPEAQGDIRYLDTAPIENELKRVKDIAGSTFQEMFMTAASPGIISSTMLNAYYPSHDDYLDALAREMSKEYQAIHKAGFILQIDAPDLAMDRTMFHRDLTDAQFAKQVEKQVAAINKGIEGIPRDRVRLHVCYGNWEGPHVHDVPLSVILPALYQANVSALSIEFANPRHAHEYAAFRQHPLPKDMILIPGVIETTSNIVEHPEVVARRIEDAVAAIGERERVIASTDCGFGTFTNREWVVEPVVWLKLKALREGADIASAKLWGRKSAA from the coding sequence ATGCTCACAAGCCGGGACCGTATCCTGACCACCCATGTCGGCAGCCTGCCGCGCAGCGAGAAATTGTCCGACATGCTGGTGCGCCGAGAGGCCGGCGAAGCCTTCGACAAGGCCGAAATGAATGCAGAGATGGACAAGGCCGTGCGCCATGTTGTCGAAAAGCAATCAGAGGTCGGCATCGATATCGGCAATGACGGCGAACAGCAGCGGGTCGGCTTCCAGACCTATGTGCCGCAGCGCATGTCCGGCTTTGCCGGCGTATCGAAGCGGCGGCGCGGCATGGAATTCGAGGAATTTCCCGAGCTGGTCAAATATCTGACGCACCGATTTCCGCATGTCTCCAAGCAGCAGAATGCGCCGGAAGCGCAAGGCGACATCAGATATCTCGACACCGCGCCGATCGAAAATGAACTGAAGCGCGTGAAGGACATCGCCGGAAGCACGTTTCAGGAAATGTTCATGACCGCTGCTTCGCCGGGCATCATCTCCTCCACCATGCTCAACGCCTATTACCCCTCGCACGACGACTATCTCGACGCGCTGGCGCGGGAGATGAGCAAGGAATACCAGGCGATCCACAAAGCCGGGTTCATCCTGCAGATCGACGCGCCCGATCTCGCCATGGACCGCACCATGTTCCATCGCGATCTCACCGACGCGCAGTTTGCAAAACAGGTGGAAAAGCAAGTCGCCGCCATCAACAAGGGCATCGAGGGCATTCCGCGTGATCGCGTACGCCTGCATGTCTGCTACGGCAACTGGGAGGGCCCCCACGTTCACGACGTGCCGCTGTCGGTGATCCTGCCCGCGCTGTATCAGGCCAATGTCAGCGCGCTGTCGATCGAGTTCGCCAATCCGCGCCACGCGCATGAATACGCCGCCTTCAGGCAGCACCCGCTGCCGAAGGACATGATCCTCATTCCCGGCGTGATCGAGACGACGTCCAATATTGTCGAACATCCGGAAGTGGTCGCGCGCCGCATCGAGGATGCGGTCGCGGCCATTGGCGAGCGCGAGCGCGTGATCGCCTCCACCGATTGCGGCTTCGGCACCTTCACCAACCGCGAATGGGTGGTGGAGCCGGTGGTGTGGCTGAAGCTGAAGGCCTTGCGCGAAGGCGCCGACATCGCGTCGGCGAAATTGTGGGGCAGAAAGAGCGCGGCTTGA
- a CDS encoding ABC transporter substrate-binding protein has translation MKKTLLTAGAILALAMSPAAAQNKTVKIGFVSTFSGPTAVIGNDMRNSFELALDHLGRKMGGLPVEVIYEDDGQKPDVGKQKTEKLIESDKVDFIVGYIWSNVLLASLKPVIDSKTMMVIANAGPHQVAGELCSPYVFSTSWQNDQTPQAVGEYMNQKGVKTVYLIGPNYAAGKDMLQGVASTFKGKVVGQDLTRWPDQLDFSTELSKARAAKPDAIFVFYPGAAGVQFLNQYVQAGLKGQIPLYTAFTIDELSLPRQKDLALGVPGAQEWVNDLPNDANKKFVADYITKYKTRPSFYGAQSYDAANLINSAVMAVKGDLSKKDAMRDEMRKANYKSVRGPYKYGNNHVPIQNFYLQEAVKNDKGELVLKTVATIVKDSQDRFHSKCPMKW, from the coding sequence ATGAAAAAGACCCTGCTGACTGCCGGCGCCATACTGGCGCTGGCGATGAGTCCCGCAGCGGCACAGAACAAGACCGTGAAAATCGGCTTCGTTTCGACCTTCAGCGGCCCCACCGCCGTCATCGGCAACGACATGCGCAATTCCTTCGAACTCGCGCTCGATCATCTGGGCCGCAAGATGGGCGGATTGCCGGTTGAGGTGATCTACGAAGATGACGGGCAGAAGCCGGATGTCGGCAAGCAGAAGACCGAAAAGCTGATCGAATCCGACAAGGTGGATTTCATCGTCGGCTATATCTGGTCGAACGTGCTGCTCGCCTCGCTGAAGCCGGTGATCGATTCCAAGACCATGATGGTGATCGCCAATGCAGGCCCGCACCAGGTCGCCGGCGAACTCTGCTCGCCTTACGTATTTTCGACCTCATGGCAGAACGACCAGACCCCGCAGGCGGTCGGCGAATATATGAACCAGAAAGGCGTGAAGACCGTCTATCTGATCGGGCCGAACTACGCTGCCGGCAAGGACATGCTGCAAGGTGTGGCCTCGACCTTCAAGGGCAAGGTGGTCGGTCAGGATCTGACCCGCTGGCCTGACCAACTCGACTTCTCGACCGAGCTGTCGAAGGCGCGTGCGGCGAAGCCGGATGCGATCTTCGTGTTCTATCCGGGCGCGGCGGGCGTGCAGTTCCTGAACCAGTATGTGCAGGCCGGACTGAAGGGGCAGATCCCGCTCTACACCGCCTTCACCATCGACGAATTGTCGCTACCGCGGCAGAAGGACCTGGCGCTCGGCGTGCCGGGCGCGCAGGAATGGGTGAACGATCTGCCCAACGACGCCAACAAGAAGTTTGTTGCTGATTACATCACCAAATACAAGACCCGCCCCTCCTTCTACGGCGCGCAGTCATATGACGCCGCCAATCTGATCAACAGCGCGGTGATGGCGGTGAAGGGAGACCTCAGCAAGAAGGACGCTATGCGCGACGAAATGCGCAAGGCGAACTACAAGTCGGTGCGTGGCCCCTACAAGTACGGCAACAACCACGTTCCGATCCAGAATTTCTATCTGCAGGAAGCGGTGAAGAACGACAAAGGCGAACTGGTGCTGAAGACGGTGGCCACCATCGTCAAGGACAGCCAGGATCGCTTCCATTCAAAATGTCCGATGAAATGGTGA
- a CDS encoding LysR substrate-binding domain-containing protein translates to MLNTLAADGRGIVWSPQSLVMDDLAAGGRLIRAGDPAWDIPVEIRLFRPRARQNDKAELFWAALTGQTIS, encoded by the coding sequence GTGCTGAACACCCTCGCGGCGGATGGCCGCGGCATCGTCTGGTCGCCGCAGAGTTTGGTGATGGATGATCTGGCCGCAGGAGGACGCTTGATCCGCGCAGGCGATCCGGCATGGGACATTCCGGTTGAAATTCGCCTGTTCCGCCCGCGCGCCCGCCAGAACGACAAGGCTGAGCTTTTCTGGGCGGCGCTGACCGGCCAAACGATTTCGTGA
- the ade gene encoding adenine deaminase: MTSNARHAPSSIARFIDQGSGRTAADLVIKNVRLFDVITGSITQTDIAICGARIVGTYDQYKGTREIDGRGLFAVPGFIDTHFHVESSLLTPLEYDRCVLPHGVTTAICDPHEIANVMGLSGIQYFLDSSRHTIMDLRVQLSSCVPATAFETSGARLDAADLVPLRTHPKVVGLAEFMNFPGVLAKEPAALDKLSAFSDGHIDGHAPLLSGRELNGYLSAGIRTDHEATGLAEAREKLLKGMTVLIREGSVCKDLHALIPLIDQNTSSFLAFCTDDRNPLEIAREGHLDFMIRTAIAQGAPRHHVYRLASWSAANAFGLRDRGLIAPGWRADIVLLDDLDACAVRQVISAGRIVDDALFATRQTIAPVGLDSMKAEKVTPSDFRIPASGASTQIIGVIPGKIITERIVRDLPVRNGEKQIDLAGDIIKVAVVARHGRNRNIGRGFVRGFGLKRGAIASSVGHDSHNICVVGASDADMALAVNRLIDLKGGFVVAEGGEVRAELALPLAGLMSLERFDAVHRALIPLHEAAKALGCTLLEPLLQVAFLPLPVIPHLKITDFGLFDVDRFELVG, encoded by the coding sequence GTGACCTCGAACGCCAGACACGCCCCCTCTTCCATCGCCCGTTTCATCGATCAGGGCTCCGGCCGCACAGCCGCCGACCTCGTCATCAAAAATGTCCGCCTGTTCGACGTCATCACCGGCAGCATCACGCAGACGGACATCGCCATCTGCGGCGCGCGCATAGTCGGCACCTACGATCAATACAAAGGCACGCGCGAGATCGATGGCCGCGGCCTGTTCGCAGTGCCGGGCTTCATCGACACGCATTTCCATGTCGAATCCTCGCTGCTGACGCCGCTGGAATATGACCGCTGCGTACTGCCGCATGGCGTGACCACCGCGATCTGCGATCCACACGAGATCGCCAATGTCATGGGCCTGTCCGGCATTCAATATTTCCTCGACAGCTCGCGGCACACCATCATGGACCTGCGCGTGCAGCTCTCCTCCTGCGTACCGGCCACCGCCTTTGAAACCTCCGGCGCGCGGCTCGACGCCGCAGATCTCGTGCCTTTGCGCACGCACCCGAAGGTTGTTGGCCTCGCCGAGTTCATGAATTTCCCTGGCGTGCTGGCGAAAGAGCCGGCCGCGCTCGACAAGCTGTCGGCTTTTTCCGACGGCCATATCGACGGCCACGCGCCGTTGCTCTCTGGCCGCGAGCTCAACGGCTATCTCTCAGCCGGCATCCGCACCGACCATGAAGCGACAGGCCTCGCCGAAGCGCGCGAGAAGCTTCTCAAAGGCATGACGGTGCTGATCCGTGAAGGCTCGGTCTGCAAGGACCTGCACGCACTGATCCCGCTGATCGACCAGAACACGTCGAGCTTTCTCGCCTTCTGCACCGACGACCGCAATCCGCTCGAGATCGCACGCGAGGGGCATCTCGATTTCATGATCCGCACCGCCATCGCGCAAGGCGCGCCGCGGCATCATGTCTATCGGCTCGCAAGCTGGTCCGCCGCCAATGCCTTCGGCCTGCGCGACCGCGGACTGATCGCGCCCGGCTGGCGCGCCGACATTGTGCTGCTGGACGATCTCGATGCCTGCGCGGTGAGGCAGGTGATCTCCGCCGGTCGTATTGTCGATGACGCGCTGTTTGCCACGCGGCAGACCATCGCGCCGGTCGGGCTCGATTCCATGAAAGCGGAAAAAGTTACGCCGTCGGATTTTCGCATTCCCGCTTCCGGCGCCTCGACGCAGATCATCGGCGTCATCCCGGGCAAGATCATCACCGAGCGCATCGTGCGCGATCTGCCCGTGCGCAATGGTGAGAAGCAGATCGATCTCGCGGGTGACATCATCAAGGTCGCCGTGGTCGCGCGCCACGGCAGGAATCGAAATATCGGCCGCGGCTTTGTCAGAGGCTTTGGCCTGAAACGCGGCGCCATCGCCTCATCCGTTGGACATGACAGCCACAATATCTGCGTGGTCGGCGCGAGCGATGCCGACATGGCGCTGGCGGTCAACCGGCTGATCGACCTGAAGGGCGGCTTCGTCGTTGCGGAGGGTGGCGAGGTCCGCGCCGAACTGGCGCTGCCGCTCGCCGGCCTGATGTCGCTCGAGCGCTTCGACGCCGTTCACAGGGCACTGATTCCGCTGCACGAGGCCGCGAAAGCGCTCGGCTGCACCCTGCTGGAACCGCTCCTGCAAGTGGCCTTCCTGCCGCTGCCGGTGATCCCGCATCTGAAGATCACCGATTTTGGATTGTTCGATGTGGACAGGTTTGAGCTCGTGGGATGA
- a CDS encoding benzoate-CoA ligase family protein: protein MAQAASQAAQSGREVGSMEAPEISRDYNFAADILDRNLSAGRANKPVFIDRRGAWTYGQLADRVNRFGAVLRAKGMRREERIMLCLLDTIDWPTAFLGAIKAGVIPVAVNTLLTEQDYLFMLTDSRARVLVVSQALLPKFEPIIARCPDLKHVIVSDGATSDYEKFEDLIAAAQPENYTAPTTRDDMCFWLYSSGSTGKPKGTVHAHASLRLTDELYAQPTLGLKESDVCYSVAKLFFAYGLGNALTFPMSAGATTVLLDERPTPESVTALLKQHPVTVFYGVPTFYAAFLASPAAPLRADVKFRRCVSAGEALPEDVGKRWSEKYGCDILDGIGSTEMLHIFLSNRPGAVKYGTTGQPVPGYDLKLIDDEGQPVAPGEMGELLIRGPSSAIMYWNNREQSRRTFMGEWTRSGDKYRQDEDGYYVYCGRNDDMLKVSGLYVSPFEVEGALQTHEDVLECAVVAWLDGDDLIKPKAFVVLKAHDKACDELARRLQEHVKTRLAPFKYPRWIEFRTELPKTATGKIQRFKLRMESTTQA from the coding sequence ATGGCTCAAGCTGCGTCACAGGCGGCCCAGTCGGGCCGCGAAGTTGGGAGCATGGAAGCTCCGGAGATTTCGCGCGACTATAATTTCGCCGCCGATATTCTCGACCGCAATCTTTCCGCAGGGCGTGCCAACAAGCCCGTTTTCATCGATCGCCGCGGCGCCTGGACCTATGGCCAGCTCGCTGATCGCGTCAACCGCTTCGGCGCCGTGCTGCGCGCCAAGGGCATGCGGCGGGAAGAGCGGATCATGCTCTGCCTGCTCGACACCATCGACTGGCCGACGGCATTCCTCGGCGCGATCAAGGCCGGCGTCATTCCGGTCGCGGTCAACACGCTTTTGACCGAGCAGGATTATCTTTTCATGCTGACCGACAGCCGCGCGCGCGTGCTCGTCGTGTCGCAGGCGCTGCTGCCGAAATTCGAACCGATCATTGCGCGCTGTCCCGATCTCAAACACGTCATCGTGTCCGATGGCGCGACCAGTGATTACGAAAAGTTCGAGGACCTGATCGCGGCGGCACAGCCGGAAAACTACACCGCGCCGACGACGCGCGACGACATGTGCTTCTGGCTCTATTCATCTGGCTCGACCGGCAAGCCGAAGGGGACCGTGCACGCGCATGCGAGCCTGCGGCTGACCGACGAGCTTTATGCGCAGCCGACGCTTGGCCTGAAGGAAAGCGACGTCTGCTATTCGGTGGCGAAGCTGTTCTTCGCTTACGGTCTCGGCAATGCGCTGACATTTCCGATGTCGGCCGGCGCAACGACGGTTTTGCTGGATGAGAGGCCGACGCCGGAGAGCGTCACTGCGCTTTTGAAGCAGCACCCGGTCACAGTATTCTACGGCGTGCCGACTTTCTACGCGGCGTTTCTGGCGAGCCCAGCGGCGCCGCTGCGCGCCGACGTGAAATTCCGCCGCTGCGTCTCCGCCGGCGAAGCCTTGCCGGAGGATGTCGGCAAGCGCTGGAGCGAGAAATACGGCTGCGACATTCTCGACGGCATCGGCTCGACCGAGATGTTGCACATCTTCCTGTCCAATCGCCCGGGTGCGGTGAAATACGGCACCACCGGCCAGCCGGTGCCGGGCTATGATCTCAAGCTGATCGATGATGAAGGACAGCCCGTTGCGCCGGGCGAGATGGGCGAATTGCTGATCCGCGGGCCGTCGAGCGCGATCATGTACTGGAACAACCGCGAGCAATCGCGCCGCACCTTCATGGGCGAGTGGACGCGCTCCGGCGACAAGTATCGGCAGGACGAGGACGGCTATTACGTCTATTGCGGGCGCAATGACGACATGCTGAAGGTCTCCGGCCTTTATGTCTCGCCCTTCGAGGTGGAAGGCGCGCTGCAGACGCATGAGGACGTGCTGGAATGTGCGGTGGTGGCCTGGCTCGACGGCGACGACCTGATCAAGCCAAAGGCCTTCGTGGTCCTGAAGGCGCATGACAAGGCCTGCGACGAACTGGCGCGGCGGTTGCAGGAGCATGTGAAGACCCGCCTTGCGCCATTCAAATATCCGCGCTGGATCGAATTCCGCACCGAATTGCCGAAGACCGCAACCGGCAAGATCCAGCGTTTCAAGTTGCGCATGGAGTCGACGACGCAGGCGTAA
- a CDS encoding branched-chain amino acid ABC transporter permease, with product MRKAFTLRNIVVAALLVMLALVPVYSQATGDVFLMTLFTRIVILAMAAVSLNLIMGFGGMVSFGHAAYLGIGGYVVGILAYEGVGSGFVQWPLAVIISALFALIIGALSLRTRGVYFIMITLAFAQMIYYVGVSLDRYGADDGLTIYRRSDFAGLINLSNKTVFYYVCVTLLFATIYGVWRLVNSRFGMVIQGARSNERRMRAIGVPTYRYRLTCFVIAGAICGLAGVLLANQADFVSPAIMHWTRSGDLIVMAVLGGMGSVAGPVLGAVALLVLEEALSGITEYWQIILGPMLLAIVLYARGGIEGLLRGGRHD from the coding sequence ATGAGAAAGGCATTCACGCTTCGCAATATCGTCGTCGCGGCACTGCTCGTCATGCTGGCGCTGGTGCCGGTCTATTCGCAGGCGACCGGCGATGTCTTTCTGATGACGCTGTTCACCCGCATCGTCATCCTGGCCATGGCCGCGGTCAGCCTCAATCTCATCATGGGATTCGGCGGCATGGTGAGCTTTGGCCACGCCGCCTATCTCGGCATTGGCGGTTACGTCGTCGGCATTCTGGCGTATGAAGGCGTCGGCTCCGGCTTTGTTCAGTGGCCGCTGGCGGTGATCATCTCGGCCCTGTTCGCGCTCATCATCGGCGCGCTGTCCCTGCGCACGCGCGGCGTCTATTTCATCATGATCACGCTCGCTTTCGCGCAGATGATCTATTATGTCGGTGTCAGTCTCGATCGCTACGGCGCCGACGACGGTCTGACCATCTACCGGCGCAGCGATTTCGCCGGCCTGATCAATCTCTCCAACAAGACGGTTTTTTACTACGTCTGCGTGACATTGCTGTTCGCCACGATCTATGGCGTCTGGCGTCTGGTCAATTCGCGCTTTGGAATGGTCATCCAGGGCGCGCGCTCCAACGAGCGGCGCATGCGCGCCATCGGCGTGCCCACCTATCGTTATCGCCTCACCTGTTTCGTCATCGCCGGCGCCATCTGCGGGCTCGCCGGCGTGCTGCTCGCCAATCAGGCGGATTTTGTCTCGCCCGCGATCATGCACTGGACGCGCTCCGGCGATCTGATCGTGATGGCGGTGCTGGGTGGCATGGGCTCGGTGGCCGGGCCGGTGCTGGGGGCGGTGGCCTTGCTGGTGCTGGAAGAGGCGTTGTCGGGGATTACCGAATATTGGCAGATCATTCTCGGCCCGATGCTGCTCGCGATCGTGCTTTATGCACGCGGCGGCATTGAGGGATTGTTGCGGGGCGGACGCCATGACTGA
- a CDS encoding branched-chain amino acid ABC transporter permease, with protein sequence MLLFVEQTLNGLQFGLLLFLLAAGLTLVFGIMDLVNLAHGSFYMLGAYFAATFTALTGHFIGGVVLALIATLMVGMAVEVIAIRRLYGRDHLDHVLGTFGLLLFFNELVRLIWGPAGMNLTLPSWLNTSIELMPGVYYSMYRLSIIVVALVVALVLYLVVMRTRIGMLIRAGASNREMIGALGINIKLLFTFVFGAGAALAGLAGLMQAAILTAQIGMGENILILAFVVIIIGGIGSIRGAFIASILVGLIDTVGRAFLSDVLKLFLSNAAASTAGPALSSMLIYLVMAVILVMRPEGLFPAASK encoded by the coding sequence ATGCTTCTTTTTGTCGAACAGACGCTGAATGGCCTGCAATTCGGCTTGCTGCTGTTTTTGCTGGCGGCGGGGCTGACGCTGGTGTTCGGGATCATGGATCTCGTCAATCTGGCGCATGGCTCGTTCTATATGCTGGGCGCCTATTTCGCGGCGACCTTCACCGCACTGACCGGCCATTTCATCGGTGGCGTAGTCCTGGCGTTGATCGCGACGCTGATGGTTGGCATGGCGGTGGAAGTCATCGCCATCCGCCGGCTTTATGGCCGCGATCACCTCGACCATGTGCTCGGCACCTTCGGCCTGCTGCTCTTCTTCAATGAACTGGTGCGGCTGATCTGGGGGCCGGCGGGCATGAATCTGACGCTGCCGTCCTGGCTCAACACCTCGATCGAGCTTATGCCCGGCGTCTATTACTCGATGTACCGCCTGTCGATCATCGTCGTGGCGCTGGTGGTGGCGCTTGTCCTTTATCTCGTGGTGATGCGCACCCGCATCGGCATGCTGATCCGCGCCGGCGCGTCCAACCGCGAAATGATCGGAGCGCTCGGCATCAACATCAAGTTGCTGTTCACCTTCGTCTTTGGCGCCGGCGCGGCGCTCGCCGGTCTTGCCGGACTGATGCAGGCGGCGATCCTGACGGCGCAGATCGGCATGGGCGAGAACATTCTCATTCTCGCCTTCGTGGTTATCATCATCGGTGGTATCGGCTCGATCCGCGGCGCCTTCATCGCCTCGATCCTGGTCGGCCTGATCGATACTGTCGGCCGCGCCTTCCTGTCGGACGTGCTCAAGCTGTTCCTGTCGAATGCCGCGGCCTCGACCGCGGGCCCGGCGCTCTCATCCATGCTGATCTACCTTGTGATGGCAGTCATTCTGGTGATGCGGCCGGAGGGTCTGTTTCCGGCGGCCAGCAAATGA
- a CDS encoding NUDIX domain-containing protein: MPKRSAGILLYRLSGAKPEVLLVHPGGPFWTKKDDAAWSIPKGLYEEDEDPLAAAQREFTEETGFTAQGDFIDLGAFRQPGGKIVQAYALQGDADPAKLRSNLFAMEWPPRSGRMQDFPEVDKAGWFAPDAARRKIVKGQVAILDALLAQLASSGSRRK, encoded by the coding sequence ATGCCCAAACGCAGCGCCGGGATTCTGCTTTATCGCCTGTCGGGCGCGAAGCCCGAAGTGCTGCTTGTGCATCCTGGCGGGCCGTTCTGGACGAAAAAGGACGACGCTGCCTGGAGCATTCCCAAGGGTCTCTACGAAGAAGACGAAGACCCGCTCGCCGCCGCCCAGCGTGAATTCACCGAAGAAACCGGCTTCACCGCGCAAGGCGACTTTATCGATCTCGGCGCCTTCAGGCAGCCCGGCGGAAAGATCGTGCAGGCCTATGCCCTGCAGGGCGACGCCGATCCGGCGAAGCTGCGTAGCAATCTCTTTGCGATGGAATGGCCGCCCAGATCCGGCCGCATGCAGGATTTTCCGGAGGTCGACAAGGCCGGCTGGTTCGCCCCGGACGCGGCGCGGCGCAAGATTGTGAAGGGACAGGTCGCGATTTTGGATGCACTGCTGGCGCAGCTTGCGTCCAGCGGCAGCCGGCGCAAATAG